A part of Quatrionicoccus australiensis genomic DNA contains:
- a CDS encoding bacteriohemerythrin produces MTITWTPDLNTGIDIIDHQHRRIVDFINDLEAAQVLGDKKQIRQVIYDCVDYTLSHFAFEESMQEEAGYQYCKPHKKVHELFTRKVTEYQERMELGDDVAEELHAMLARWLVNHIKRDDADYVSVVKANMKTETPPTEAKKQTGWFRKLFG; encoded by the coding sequence ATGACCATCACCTGGACGCCCGACCTGAACACGGGCATCGACATCATCGACCACCAGCATCGCCGCATCGTCGACTTCATCAACGATCTCGAAGCCGCGCAGGTTCTTGGCGACAAGAAGCAGATCCGGCAGGTGATCTACGACTGCGTCGATTACACCCTGTCGCATTTCGCCTTCGAGGAAAGCATGCAGGAAGAGGCGGGCTACCAGTACTGCAAGCCGCACAAGAAGGTGCATGAACTGTTCACGCGCAAAGTCACCGAGTACCAGGAACGCATGGAGCTGGGCGACGATGTGGCCGAGGAGTTGCATGCCATGCTCGCCCGCTGGCTGGTCAACCACATCAAGCGCGACGATGCCGACTACGTCAGCGTGGTCAAGGCCAACATGAAGACCGAAACCCCGCCGACCGAAGCAAAGAAGCAAACCGGCTGGTTCCGCAAGCTGTTCGGTTAA
- a CDS encoding acyl-CoA dehydrogenase codes for MSQAAFSWEDPFRLDSQLAADERQVRNAAQSFARKALAPRIRDAFRHETVDPAIFREMGAMGLLGSTLPPQYGGAGLNYVSYGLIAREIEYIDSGYRTMLSVQSSLVMLPIFAFGSDEQKEKYLPRLGQGELIGCFGLTEPDSGSDPGSLNTRARAVPGGWKLSGSKNWISNAPIADVFIVWAKDDAGKIRGFILEKGMAGLSAPVIHGKVGLRAAITGEIVMDEVFVPNENLLPGVSGLKGPFTCLNSARYGIAWGALGAAEACWHTARQYTLERKQFDKPLAANQLIQKKLADMQTEIALGIQSVLRLGRMMDDGSAAPENVSMLKRNSCGKALDIARTARDMLGGNGISDDFGVIRHLVNLEVVNTYEGTHDVHALILGRAQTGISAF; via the coding sequence ATGAGCCAGGCCGCCTTCAGCTGGGAAGATCCTTTCCGCCTCGACAGCCAGCTCGCCGCCGACGAGCGCCAGGTGCGCAATGCGGCGCAGAGCTTCGCCCGCAAGGCGCTGGCGCCGCGCATCCGCGATGCTTTCCGGCACGAGACGGTCGACCCGGCGATTTTCCGCGAAATGGGCGCCATGGGCCTGCTCGGCTCAACCTTGCCGCCGCAGTACGGCGGCGCCGGGCTGAACTACGTTTCCTACGGCCTGATCGCGCGCGAAATCGAATACATCGACTCGGGCTACCGCACCATGCTCAGCGTGCAGTCCTCGCTGGTCATGCTACCCATCTTCGCCTTCGGCAGCGACGAGCAGAAAGAGAAATACCTGCCCCGCCTCGGCCAGGGCGAGTTGATCGGCTGCTTCGGCCTGACCGAGCCGGACTCCGGCTCCGACCCCGGCAGCCTGAACACGCGCGCCCGCGCCGTGCCCGGCGGCTGGAAGCTGTCCGGCAGCAAGAACTGGATTTCCAATGCGCCGATTGCCGACGTCTTCATCGTCTGGGCCAAGGACGATGCCGGCAAGATCCGCGGCTTCATCCTGGAAAAAGGCATGGCGGGGCTGTCGGCGCCGGTCATTCACGGCAAGGTCGGGCTGCGCGCCGCGATCACCGGCGAGATCGTCATGGACGAAGTCTTCGTCCCGAACGAGAACCTGCTACCCGGCGTCAGCGGCCTGAAAGGGCCGTTTACCTGCCTCAACTCGGCGCGCTACGGCATCGCCTGGGGTGCCCTGGGTGCCGCCGAAGCCTGCTGGCACACGGCGCGGCAATACACGCTGGAGCGCAAGCAATTCGACAAGCCGCTCGCCGCCAACCAGCTGATCCAGAAAAAGCTGGCCGACATGCAGACCGAAATCGCCCTCGGCATCCAGAGCGTGCTGCGCCTCGGCCGGATGATGGATGACGGCAGCGCCGCGCCGGAAAACGTCTCGATGCTGAAACGCAACTCCTGCGGCAAAGCCCTCGACATCGCCCGCACGGCGCGCGACATGCTGGGCGGTAACGGCATTTCCGACGACTTCGGCGTCATCCGCCACCTGGTCAATCTGGAAGTGGTCAATACCTATGAAGGCACGCACGACGTGCACGCCCTCATCCTCGGCCGGGCCCAGACGGGAATTTCGGCCTTTTGA
- a CDS encoding MFS transporter produces MSVATGKNSLSRGLALAGVQFFFTLGWTVYALYLPDLLKGAGLAASWLPWLLMVDQLIFAAMDIAFGIAADRMADTYRRLARLLLWLTSLSAVAFLLLPSLAPVSPGLLLLVLAIWVISASVVRAPTMVLLAKRAKAAQQGQLVLCYAGGMALASALSPFLGLWLKGVDPQLVFALSGLALLGAVLVLLRLAPVPPDLEADDGQQPVAFASYLPLLAVLGLAAFGFQVHAFVNAAPLYLLHVGKDSLPWLMPLLWLGFFATLLAVSALVKRFAAWSVVAAGLLLTALASYGAGLSGGLAGLIGLQLLTGAGWAMVFGGLMEQAGVDGRRGAEGLFMGSFFAVLAISSFARIALATQYLPLLQPVRFELPAALLLAAGFCLAVYVLKRPKFPSGPGRG; encoded by the coding sequence ATGAGCGTAGCCACAGGGAAAAACAGTTTGAGCCGCGGCCTGGCCCTGGCGGGCGTGCAGTTTTTCTTCACGCTGGGCTGGACGGTTTACGCCCTCTATTTGCCGGATTTGCTCAAAGGGGCGGGGCTCGCGGCGAGCTGGCTGCCCTGGTTGCTGATGGTCGACCAGTTGATTTTTGCGGCGATGGACATTGCCTTCGGCATTGCGGCGGACCGCATGGCCGATACTTATCGCCGCTTGGCCCGCCTGCTTCTGTGGCTGACCTCGCTGTCGGCCGTGGCCTTTCTCCTGTTGCCCTCGCTGGCGCCTGTGTCGCCGGGCTTGTTGCTGCTGGTGCTCGCCATCTGGGTCATTTCGGCTTCGGTCGTGCGCGCGCCGACGATGGTGTTGCTGGCCAAGCGGGCCAAGGCGGCGCAGCAGGGGCAACTGGTCTTGTGCTACGCCGGCGGCATGGCGCTGGCTTCGGCGCTTTCGCCTTTCCTCGGGTTGTGGCTTAAAGGGGTTGATCCGCAACTGGTTTTTGCCCTGTCCGGCTTGGCCCTGCTGGGGGCGGTGCTGGTCCTGCTGCGGCTTGCGCCTGTTCCCCCTGATCTCGAGGCAGATGATGGGCAGCAGCCCGTTGCGTTTGCGAGCTACCTGCCCCTGCTGGCGGTTCTCGGGCTGGCTGCCTTCGGTTTCCAGGTGCATGCCTTCGTCAATGCCGCGCCCTTGTACTTGCTGCATGTCGGCAAGGACAGCCTGCCCTGGTTGATGCCGCTGCTCTGGCTGGGATTCTTTGCGACGCTGCTGGCCGTGTCCGCGCTGGTCAAGCGTTTTGCCGCCTGGTCCGTGGTTGCGGCCGGTTTGTTGCTGACCGCGCTGGCCAGCTATGGTGCCGGCTTGAGCGGCGGGCTGGCCGGGCTGATTGGCCTGCAGTTGCTGACCGGAGCGGGGTGGGCCATGGTCTTCGGCGGACTGATGGAGCAGGCTGGCGTAGATGGCAGGCGGGGGGCGGAGGGCTTGTTCATGGGCAGCTTTTTTGCCGTGCTGGCGATCAGCAGTTTTGCCCGCATTGCCCTGGCGACGCAGTATTTGCCGCTACTGCAGCCGGTCCGGTTTGAACTGCCTGCCGCCCTGCTGCTGGCGGCAGGCTTTTGCCTGGCGGTCTACGTGCTCAAAAGGCCGAAATTCCCGTCTGGGCCCGGCCGAGGATGA
- a CDS encoding methylated-DNA--[protein]-cysteine S-methyltransferase, with protein MSSVHYQAIVAAPGFCLGVQCDADEITGIDFLEPCPAQEAGSALAAEAVRQLEAYLADPAYTFNLPLRPAGTSFQRRVWQQIAAIPGGRTQTYGQLAKNIKNAPRAVGQACGANPYPVVVPCHRVIATGGGLGGFARERGGFLLDVKRWLLQHEHSLPG; from the coding sequence ATGAGTTCCGTTCATTATCAAGCCATCGTCGCCGCCCCCGGTTTCTGCCTCGGGGTGCAATGTGATGCCGACGAAATCACCGGCATCGATTTTCTCGAACCCTGCCCGGCGCAGGAAGCAGGCAGCGCCCTGGCCGCCGAAGCGGTGCGCCAGCTGGAAGCCTATCTGGCCGATCCGGCGTACACCTTCAACCTGCCGCTGCGGCCGGCCGGCACCAGTTTCCAGCGTCGCGTCTGGCAACAGATCGCGGCGATTCCCGGCGGCCGGACCCAGACTTACGGTCAACTGGCAAAAAACATCAAAAATGCGCCGCGTGCCGTCGGCCAGGCCTGTGGTGCCAATCCCTACCCGGTCGTTGTGCCCTGCCACCGCGTCATTGCGACCGGCGGCGGCCTCGGCGGTTTTGCGCGTGAGCGCGGCGGCTTTCTGCTCGACGTCAAACGCTGGCTACTGCAGCATGAACACAGCCTCCCCGGCTGA
- the xerD gene encoding site-specific tyrosine recombinase XerD, giving the protein MNTASPADLAEIDNFCDALWLEDGLARTTLDSYRSDLGRLALWLATHSHEALLDCRDTTLTGFIADLSRTTRATSQARYLSTLRRFFRWQLGRGRIFADPTLKLANPARPSRLPKVMSEKQVDHLLAAPDLDTPLGLRDRAMLETLYATGLRVSELVNLKIHEVGFNEGVIRVLGKGSKERLVPLGEVAIDWLQRYLDEARNDILKNQQSEALFVTGRGGAMTRQAFWQLIKRYALQAGIDPAKLSPHVLRHAFATHLLNHGADLRVVQLLLGHADITTTQIYTHVARERLKSLHTLHHPRS; this is encoded by the coding sequence ATGAACACAGCCTCCCCGGCTGATCTCGCCGAGATCGACAATTTCTGCGACGCCCTGTGGCTGGAAGACGGGCTGGCCAGAACGACGCTCGACAGCTACCGTTCCGACCTCGGCCGCCTGGCGCTGTGGCTGGCCACGCACAGCCACGAGGCCCTGCTCGATTGCCGCGACACGACGCTCACCGGCTTCATCGCCGACCTGTCGCGGACAACGCGCGCTACCTCGCAGGCACGCTACCTGTCCACGCTGCGCCGCTTCTTTCGCTGGCAACTCGGGCGCGGCCGCATCTTTGCCGATCCGACCCTGAAGCTGGCCAACCCGGCCCGACCGTCGCGCCTGCCCAAGGTGATGTCGGAAAAGCAGGTCGACCACCTGCTTGCCGCGCCCGACCTCGATACGCCGCTCGGCCTGCGTGACCGCGCCATGCTGGAAACGCTCTACGCGACCGGCCTGCGCGTTTCCGAACTGGTCAATCTGAAAATCCATGAAGTCGGCTTCAACGAAGGCGTCATCCGCGTCCTCGGCAAGGGCAGCAAGGAAAGGCTGGTACCGCTCGGCGAAGTCGCCATCGACTGGCTGCAGCGCTATCTCGACGAGGCGCGCAACGACATCCTGAAGAACCAGCAAAGCGAAGCCCTGTTCGTCACCGGCCGCGGCGGCGCCATGACGCGTCAGGCCTTCTGGCAGTTGATCAAGCGCTATGCGCTGCAGGCCGGCATCGACCCGGCCAAACTGTCACCGCACGTACTGCGCCACGCCTTCGCCACCCATTTGCTCAACCATGGCGCCGACCTGCGCGTCGTCCAGCTGCTGCTCGGCCATGCCGACATCACGACAACACAGATCTACACCCACGTCGCGCGCGAACGGCTGAAGAGCCTGCACACGCTGCATCATCCGCGCAGCTGA
- a CDS encoding FlxA-like family protein, which produces MSNISVPTNSGSGGSSPVSAGGSSSANSIAALEKQIAALQKKLAKLQESDSEDAAKQAELIQQQIEVLQARIAQLQKQEADKAAASSEQSPAAAPARSADDKLGTEVDVYA; this is translated from the coding sequence ATGAGCAATATCAGCGTTCCTACCAATAGCGGGAGTGGTGGCAGCAGTCCTGTCAGTGCGGGTGGCAGCAGTTCGGCGAACAGCATAGCCGCGCTGGAAAAGCAGATTGCCGCATTGCAAAAGAAATTGGCCAAATTGCAGGAGAGCGACTCGGAAGACGCTGCCAAGCAGGCCGAACTGATCCAGCAACAGATCGAGGTCTTGCAGGCGCGGATTGCGCAATTGCAGAAGCAGGAGGCGGACAAGGCAGCAGCAAGCAGCGAGCAGTCGCCTGCCGCGGCACCGGCCAGGTCGGCCGATGACAAACTTGGCACTGAAGTCGACGTTTATGCCTGA
- the ybaK gene encoding Cys-tRNA(Pro) deacylase, translating to MSKTEHAPETQATKFLKAHKVAFSSHLYAYEEHGGTKVSARELNVDEHAVVKTLIFEDENAKPLIVLMHGDCKVSTKELARQVGCKKIEPCKPEVANRHSGFLVGGTSPFGTKKAMPVFIEKTILDLPLIYINGGRRGYLVGIHPHDILRTLAAKAVDAALPG from the coding sequence ATGAGCAAAACCGAACACGCCCCCGAAACCCAGGCCACCAAGTTCCTGAAAGCGCACAAAGTCGCCTTCTCCAGCCACCTCTATGCCTACGAGGAGCATGGCGGCACCAAGGTTTCGGCGCGCGAACTCAACGTCGACGAGCACGCCGTGGTCAAGACCCTGATTTTCGAGGACGAGAACGCCAAGCCGCTGATCGTGCTGATGCACGGCGACTGCAAGGTGTCGACCAAGGAGCTGGCACGCCAGGTTGGCTGCAAGAAGATCGAGCCGTGCAAGCCGGAAGTCGCCAACCGGCACAGCGGCTTCCTGGTCGGCGGTACCAGCCCGTTCGGCACCAAGAAGGCGATGCCGGTCTTCATCGAGAAAACGATCCTTGACCTGCCGCTGATTTACATCAATGGCGGCCGCCGCGGCTACCTGGTCGGCATTCATCCGCACGACATCCTGCGCACGCTGGCGGCCAAGGCAGTGGACGCGGCGCTGCCGGGCTGA
- a CDS encoding ZIP family metal transporter: protein MSQIVIQHYARPAARRHLWVGLAMAGIAVAFGIEQIAFWLAAHPMAAKGLEASLFAGLATGLGAIPVLFLRRPSERLMAPMLGLAGGMMLAASLFSLLVPAVQSVAASPAAWPLGVVTALAFMAGVALMQQMDRRTQHAHVESIDSNSALPRVGLVVAAIALHNVPEGLAVGVSAAAGADHGMTLGIAIQNVPEGWIVASAMLVLGATPLRAAAIALATGLVEPLGGLLGVVASSLAGEALPLALAAAAGAMLWVVSHELIPASHKPGREAAGTAGLAAGFAIMTVLAAAF, encoded by the coding sequence ATGAGCCAGATCGTCATCCAGCATTACGCCCGCCCCGCCGCCCGCCGCCATTTGTGGGTCGGCCTCGCCATGGCCGGCATCGCCGTCGCTTTCGGCATCGAGCAGATCGCTTTCTGGCTGGCCGCCCACCCGATGGCCGCCAAGGGCCTCGAAGCCAGCCTGTTTGCCGGCCTCGCCACCGGGCTCGGGGCAATTCCGGTGCTTTTCTTGCGTCGACCGTCCGAGCGACTGATGGCGCCGATGCTCGGCCTGGCCGGCGGCATGATGCTCGCCGCCAGTCTTTTTTCCTTGCTCGTGCCGGCCGTGCAAAGCGTCGCAGCCAGCCCGGCTGCATGGCCGCTCGGCGTCGTCACCGCGCTGGCCTTCATGGCCGGGGTCGCGCTCATGCAGCAGATGGACCGCCGCACCCAGCACGCCCACGTCGAGAGCATAGACAGCAACAGCGCCTTGCCGCGGGTCGGCCTCGTGGTTGCCGCGATCGCCTTGCATAACGTGCCGGAAGGGCTTGCCGTCGGCGTCTCGGCCGCCGCCGGCGCCGATCACGGGATGACGCTGGGCATCGCCATCCAGAATGTACCGGAAGGCTGGATCGTCGCCAGTGCGATGCTGGTGCTTGGTGCGACACCCTTGCGCGCCGCCGCAATTGCGCTCGCCACCGGCCTCGTCGAGCCGCTCGGCGGCTTGCTCGGTGTCGTCGCCAGCAGCCTGGCCGGCGAAGCCTTGCCGCTCGCCCTCGCCGCCGCAGCCGGGGCGATGCTCTGGGTGGTCAGCCACGAATTGATCCCGGCCTCGCACAAGCCGGGTCGCGAAGCCGCCGGCACCGCCGGGCTGGCCGCCGGTTTCGCGATCATGACCGTACTCGCCGCGGCATTCTGA
- a CDS encoding dihydroneopterin aldolase, with product MDIIFIEELRAETWIGIYPREKAMSQTVEISLQIGVSTVSAGASDDIRDTVDYAVVVERLRSDLAGSHFNLIEALAEHVASYILETFAVHWVRVSIAKLGMMPGVKRVGVIIERSL from the coding sequence ATGGACATCATTTTCATCGAAGAACTGCGCGCCGAGACGTGGATAGGCATCTATCCGCGCGAAAAGGCCATGTCGCAGACGGTCGAGATTTCTCTGCAAATCGGCGTGTCGACCGTCTCGGCCGGCGCCAGCGACGACATCCGCGATACCGTGGACTACGCCGTGGTCGTCGAGCGCCTGCGCAGCGATCTGGCGGGCAGCCATTTCAACCTGATCGAGGCGCTGGCCGAACATGTCGCCAGCTACATCCTGGAAACCTTCGCCGTGCACTGGGTGCGCGTCTCGATTGCCAAGCTCGGCATGATGCCGGGCGTCAAGCGCGTCGGCGTGATCATCGAGCGCTCGCTCTAA
- the plsY gene encoding glycerol-3-phosphate 1-O-acyltransferase PlsY has protein sequence MQTALAILAAYLLGSVPFAMISSKLFGLADPRTYGSGNPGATNVLRSGNKKAALFTLLGDALKGWAAVFVAQQYGLSDNMIGLVALAVFLGHLYPVFLKFKGGKGVATAAGVLIALDPALGLAVLGTWLFVAFASRYSSLAAVLAAALAPVYAALLHGAAHPSIVVGIIAMALIGKHWQNIQRLLAGQESKIGSKKKA, from the coding sequence ATGCAAACCGCACTCGCCATCCTTGCCGCTTATCTGCTCGGCTCCGTTCCCTTCGCGATGATTTCCTCCAAGCTGTTCGGCCTCGCCGACCCGCGCACCTACGGTTCGGGCAATCCCGGCGCCACCAACGTGCTGCGCAGCGGCAACAAGAAGGCGGCACTGTTCACGCTGCTCGGCGATGCGCTCAAGGGCTGGGCCGCCGTCTTCGTCGCGCAGCAATACGGCCTGAGCGACAACATGATCGGCCTCGTTGCGCTGGCCGTCTTCCTCGGCCACCTTTACCCGGTCTTCCTCAAGTTCAAGGGCGGCAAGGGTGTCGCCACCGCCGCCGGCGTACTGATTGCGCTCGATCCCGCGCTCGGCCTGGCCGTACTTGGCACCTGGCTGTTCGTCGCCTTCGCTTCCCGCTATTCGTCGCTCGCCGCCGTCCTGGCCGCCGCCCTGGCGCCGGTCTATGCGGCGCTGCTGCATGGCGCTGCGCACCCGAGCATCGTCGTCGGCATCATCGCCATGGCCCTGATCGGCAAGCACTGGCAGAACATTCAGCGCCTGCTCGCCGGCCAGGAGTCCAAAATCGGCAGCAAGAAGAAGGCATGA
- the tsaD gene encoding tRNA (adenosine(37)-N6)-threonylcarbamoyltransferase complex transferase subunit TsaD, whose protein sequence is MLVLGIESSCDETGIALYDSEAGLLSHALHSQVAMHAEYGGVVPELASRDHIRRVVPLLREALVRSGRQLAEVDAVAYTRGPGLSGALLVGCAFAEALALSIGKPTIPVHHLEGHLLSPLLSSTPPSFPFVALLVSGGHTQLMRVTGVGEYELLGETLDDAAGEAFDKSAKMLGLPYPGGALLSKLAEQGDPEKYSLPRPMLHSGDLSFSFSGLKTAVLTLVREQGESLTESFKADAARAFQEAIVEVLVKKSLKAMKQTGLKQLVVAGGVGANKQLRATLDREAKRKQFRVYYPELEFCTDNGAMIALAGCLRLQSGTPAKEAGSFAVQPRWPLMEMSATAQ, encoded by the coding sequence ATGCTAGTCCTCGGTATTGAATCCTCCTGCGACGAAACCGGAATCGCCCTCTACGACAGCGAAGCCGGCCTTTTGTCGCATGCCCTGCATTCGCAGGTGGCGATGCACGCCGAGTACGGCGGTGTCGTGCCGGAACTGGCGTCGCGCGATCACATCCGGCGCGTCGTGCCCCTGCTGCGCGAGGCCCTGGTGCGCTCCGGCCGGCAACTGGCCGAGGTCGATGCCGTGGCTTACACGCGCGGTCCCGGCTTGTCGGGCGCGCTGCTGGTCGGCTGCGCCTTTGCCGAAGCCCTGGCGCTCTCCATCGGCAAGCCGACGATCCCGGTACATCACCTTGAAGGGCATCTGCTGTCGCCCTTGTTATCGAGCACGCCGCCGAGCTTCCCGTTTGTCGCGCTGCTGGTTTCCGGCGGTCATACGCAATTGATGCGTGTCACTGGCGTTGGCGAATACGAATTGCTCGGCGAAACCCTGGACGATGCGGCCGGCGAGGCTTTCGACAAGAGTGCCAAGATGCTTGGTCTGCCGTATCCGGGCGGTGCGCTGCTCTCGAAGCTGGCCGAACAGGGCGATCCGGAGAAATACAGCCTGCCGCGCCCGATGCTGCATTCGGGCGACCTGAGTTTCAGCTTTTCCGGCCTGAAGACGGCGGTGCTGACACTGGTCCGCGAGCAGGGCGAGTCGCTCACCGAATCCTTCAAGGCCGACGCGGCGCGTGCCTTCCAGGAAGCCATCGTCGAGGTGCTGGTCAAGAAGTCGCTGAAGGCGATGAAGCAGACCGGCCTCAAACAGCTGGTGGTGGCCGGTGGTGTCGGTGCCAACAAGCAGTTGCGGGCGACGCTCGACCGCGAGGCAAAACGCAAACAGTTCCGCGTCTATTACCCGGAGCTGGAATTCTGTACCGACAACGGCGCGATGATCGCGCTGGCCGGTTGCCTGCGCCTGCAGTCCGGCACACCGGCCAAGGAAGCCGGCAGCTTTGCCGTGCAGCCGCGCTGGCCGCTGATGGAAATGTCGGCGACGGCGCAGTAG
- the rpsU gene encoding 30S ribosomal protein S21 produces the protein MPNIRVKENEPFEVAIRRFKRTVEKTGLLTELRAREFYEKPTAERKRKLAAAVKRHHKRIRSQTLPPKLY, from the coding sequence ATGCCAAACATTCGTGTCAAGGAAAATGAGCCGTTCGAAGTTGCCATCCGCCGCTTCAAGCGCACGGTTGAAAAAACTGGTCTCCTGACCGAGCTGCGTGCCCGTGAGTTTTACGAAAAGCCCACCGCCGAACGCAAGCGCAAGTTGGCTGCTGCCGTCAAACGCCACCACAAGCGTATTCGCAGCCAGACCCTGCCGCCGAAACTGTACTGA
- a CDS encoding GatB/YqeY domain-containing protein, with the protein MSLKARITEDMKSAMKAKETAKLAAIRLLLAALKQKEVDERVELDDNAVIAVIEKLVKQRKDSVSQYEAAARQDLADAEKAEIAILGAYLPEKMSSEDTAAAVAAAVAATGAKGPADMGKLMAVLKPQLAGKADMAEVSKLVKAALAG; encoded by the coding sequence ATGAGCCTCAAAGCACGCATCACCGAAGACATGAAATCGGCCATGAAGGCCAAGGAAACCGCCAAGCTGGCCGCCATTCGCCTGCTGCTCGCCGCCCTCAAGCAGAAGGAAGTCGACGAGCGCGTCGAACTTGATGACAACGCTGTCATCGCCGTCATCGAAAAGCTGGTCAAGCAGCGCAAGGACAGCGTCAGCCAGTACGAAGCTGCCGCCCGCCAGGATCTGGCCGATGCCGAAAAGGCCGAAATCGCCATCCTCGGCGCCTACCTGCCGGAAAAGATGAGCAGCGAAGACACCGCTGCCGCCGTGGCCGCTGCCGTCGCCGCAACCGGCGCCAAGGGCCCGGCCGACATGGGCAAGCTGATGGCTGTCCTGAAGCCGCAACTGGCTGGCAAGGCCGACATGGCGGAAGTCTCGAAACTGGTAAAAGCCGCACTTGCCGGTTAA
- the dnaG gene encoding DNA primase, which yields MIPDSFIQDLLARIDIVDLVDGYVPLKKAGANYAACCPFHNEKSPSFTVSPTKQFYHCFGCGAHGTAISFVMEYQGMGFVDAVKELASRAGMQMPESEGRGFNDEKPGQTRALIEIMARAAQYYKDQLKATPRAIEYCKKRGLSGEIAARFGIGYAPDGWQNLQAVFPNYNADELKTAGLIIENEAGRRYDRFRDRLMIPIINQKGDIIAFGGRIIDQGEPKYLNSPETPLFEKGRELFGLPQARQALRDTDTAIVTEGYMDVIALAQNGVGNAVAALGTATTATHVNKLLRQVDRIVFCFDGDNAGRKAAWRALENSLEALADNKRLGFVFLPQDEDPDSYIRTHGKEEFDRLVIQAMPLSDFLLRELAQRCDLTSSEGKAQLIYEAKPLLLKLPTPLLRLQLVKRLAEASGFAQSEVERLCDLKSYTPAAPAKARRTAPSLTRNLLRLVLHKPQLASQLQVDLLPDTPERPALIRLRELVSGASQEASSYAALRERLRGMPEEALIENAAAELLGQPFDEAESETEFRDTLEKLQEGGQKKAFAELQIKAQQFGVAGLSAAEKLAYIQFLSNRGK from the coding sequence ATGATCCCGGATTCGTTTATCCAGGATCTGCTGGCCCGGATCGACATCGTCGATCTGGTGGACGGCTATGTGCCACTCAAGAAGGCCGGCGCCAATTACGCCGCCTGCTGCCCCTTCCACAACGAAAAATCGCCGTCCTTCACGGTCAGCCCGACCAAGCAGTTCTACCATTGCTTCGGCTGCGGTGCGCACGGCACGGCGATCAGTTTCGTCATGGAATACCAGGGCATGGGCTTCGTCGATGCCGTCAAGGAACTGGCCAGCCGCGCCGGCATGCAGATGCCGGAAAGCGAAGGACGCGGCTTCAATGATGAAAAGCCCGGCCAGACCCGCGCCCTGATCGAAATCATGGCGCGCGCCGCGCAGTACTACAAGGATCAGCTCAAGGCTACACCGCGCGCCATCGAATACTGCAAGAAGCGCGGCCTGTCCGGCGAAATCGCCGCCCGCTTCGGCATCGGCTACGCGCCGGACGGCTGGCAGAACCTGCAAGCCGTCTTCCCGAACTACAACGCCGACGAACTGAAGACTGCCGGCCTGATTATCGAGAACGAAGCCGGCCGCCGCTACGACCGCTTCCGCGACCGCCTGATGATTCCGATCATCAACCAGAAGGGCGACATCATCGCCTTCGGCGGGCGCATCATCGACCAGGGCGAGCCGAAATACCTGAACTCGCCGGAAACGCCGCTCTTCGAGAAGGGCCGCGAACTGTTCGGCCTGCCGCAGGCCCGTCAGGCATTGCGCGATACCGACACCGCCATCGTCACCGAAGGCTACATGGATGTCATCGCGCTTGCCCAGAACGGCGTCGGCAATGCCGTCGCCGCGCTCGGCACAGCAACCACGGCGACGCACGTAAACAAGCTTCTGCGCCAGGTCGACCGTATCGTCTTCTGCTTCGACGGCGACAACGCCGGCCGCAAGGCCGCCTGGCGTGCCCTCGAAAACTCGCTCGAAGCCCTCGCCGACAACAAGCGCCTCGGCTTCGTCTTCCTGCCCCAGGACGAAGACCCGGACAGCTACATCCGCACCCACGGCAAGGAAGAATTCGACCGCCTGGTCATCCAGGCCATGCCGCTTTCCGACTTCCTGCTGCGCGAACTCGCCCAGCGCTGCGACCTGACCAGTTCGGAAGGCAAGGCACAGCTGATCTACGAAGCCAAACCGCTGCTCCTCAAACTGCCGACGCCGCTGTTGCGCCTGCAACTGGTCAAGCGCCTGGCCGAGGCAAGCGGTTTTGCCCAGAGCGAAGTCGAGCGCCTGTGCGACCTCAAATCCTACACGCCCGCTGCGCCGGCCAAGGCCCGTCGCACCGCGCCGTCGCTGACCCGCAACCTGCTCCGCCTCGTGCTGCACAAGCCGCAACTGGCCTCGCAACTGCAGGTCGATTTGCTGCCCGACACACCGGAACGCCCGGCGCTGATCCGCCTGCGCGAACTGGTCAGCGGCGCCAGCCAAGAGGCCAGCAGCTACGCCGCACTGCGCGAACGCCTGCGCGGCATGCCCGAAGAAGCGCTGATCGAAAATGCTGCAGCGGAACTTCTCGGCCAGCCCTTTGACGAAGCGGAGTCGGAAACGGAATTTCGCGACACCCTGGAGAAACTGCAGGAAGGCGGCCAGAAAAAGGCCTTTGCCGAATTGCAGATCAAGGCACAGCAGTTTGGCGTCGCCGGACTGAGCGCCGCCGAGAAACTGGCTTACATCCAGTTCCTCAGCAACCGGGGAAAATGA